One Solanum lycopersicum chromosome 4, SLM_r2.1 DNA window includes the following coding sequences:
- the LOC138347947 gene encoding uncharacterized protein yields MKGVMRFGRKEKLSPRYVGPYEILQCLGEVDYELALLAERASVHPVFHVFMLKKCLGDPASILPIEGSGVGEDLSYEQITIEILDTQVKRLRNKDNATMKVLWRNHLVESATWDTEADMRSSYPHLFST; encoded by the coding sequence atgaaaggggtgatgagatttggtagaaaagagaaattgagtccgaggtatgtggggccatatgagatcctacagtgTTTGGGTGAGGTGGACTATGAGTTAGCATTGCTTGCGGAGCgagcttctgttcatccagtctttcatgtctttatgttgaagaagtgcctaggtgatccagcatcaatcCTACCTATTGAAGGTTCGGGGGttggtgaagacttgtcctatgagcAGATAACTATTGAGATCTTAGACACACAGGTCAAGCGGTTGAGGAACAAGGATAATGCGACAATGAAAGTATTGTGgaggaatcatcttgttgagaGTGCTACGTGGGATactgaggccgacatgagatccagctatcctcatcttttcagcACTTGA